From the Lathyrus oleraceus cultivar Zhongwan6 chromosome 4, CAAS_Psat_ZW6_1.0, whole genome shotgun sequence genome, one window contains:
- the LOC127137236 gene encoding uncharacterized protein LOC127137236: protein MSQKFDFVKDIDDSKETWCHAVRIIEFWTVINRKGIEHLEMVIMDANCDEIQILIRHDHTQKWKDFLKEDMTCVINNGNMYDNDFQWKLCDHSKKFVFLSGTIVKPIVIANIPHMKFYFKDFADIMQGIYFFGVFHEIKNIQEKTSGKKVVVSLKFRDLKGNIINCSLWENDGSKFTTDYNDVSNGWSGSKLLFNEVISKIQDFLSKLPLSEKNEKPIQSAKSFSNWSGGSQFTIIDRYNVEIWCNRGDTKYRFMFWDVDCTQIIGKAVVTLHTTMVEGGEDNHMVYLDDLDQDPSRRRK from the exons ATGTCTCAAAAATTCGACTTTGTTAAGGACATCGATGATTCCAAAGAGACATGGTGTCATGCTGTTCGAATTATCGAATTTTGGACTGTGATTAACCGTAAGGGTATAGAACACCTTGAAATGGTTATAATGGATGCAAAT TGTGATGAAATTCAAATATTGATTCGTCATGACCATACACAAAAGTGGAAAGATTTTCTCAAGGAAGATATGACATGTGTCATTAATAACGGTAACATGTATGATAATGATTTTCAATGGAAATTGTGTGATCATTCAAAGAAATTTGTATTTCTTAGTGGCACAATTGTCAAACCTATTGTGATTGCCAACATCCCCCATATGAAGTTTTACTTCAAGGATTTTGCCGATATCATGCAGGGGATCT ATTTCTTTGGTGTTTTCCATGAGATTAAAAACATTCAAGAAAAAACAAGCGGGAAGAAGGTTGTTGTGTCATTGAAATTTAGGGACTTGAA GGGGAACATCATAAATTGTAGTCTTTGGGAAAATGATGGATCTAAGTTCACAACTGATTACAATGATG TTTCAAATGGATGGAGTGGTTCAAAATTGCTGTTTAATGAAGTCATTTCTAAAATACAAGATTTTTTGTCAAA GTTACCTCTATCTGAGAAGAATGAGAAACCTATACAGTCAGCAAAGTCTTTCTCTAATTGGTCTGGTGGTTCGCAATTTACAATAATAGATAG GTACAATGTTGAAATATGGTGCAACCGTGGAGACACAAAATATCGATTTATGTTTTGGGATGTTGATTGTACACAAATAATTGGGAAGGCAGTTGTTACGCTTCATACGACAATGGTAGAG GGTGGAGAAGACAATCATATGGTTTATTTGGACGATCTTGATCAGGATCCAAGTCGCCGGAGAAAATAA